One Campylobacter concisus DNA segment encodes these proteins:
- a CDS encoding acyl-CoA thioesterase, with translation MRVEISHVSTFKVAFFDVDSMEVMWHGNYVKYLEMARCELLDKLGYNYIAMKKDGYAFPIVKLDVKYVRPAFFNDVIKVTTTLSECETFLKFHYLIENEKGEKLSEANTAQAVIEMKSLQTCFEMPEALKKALKAYNEKEKR, from the coding sequence ATGAGAGTGGAAATTTCACACGTTAGCACATTTAAAGTGGCGTTTTTTGACGTTGATAGCATGGAGGTGATGTGGCATGGAAACTACGTCAAGTACCTAGAAATGGCGCGTTGCGAGCTACTTGACAAGCTAGGATACAACTACATCGCTATGAAAAAAGATGGTTACGCCTTTCCTATCGTAAAACTTGACGTAAAATACGTGCGCCCAGCCTTTTTTAACGACGTCATAAAGGTCACGACGACGCTTAGCGAGTGCGAAACGTTTTTGAAATTTCACTACCTTATAGAAAATGAAAAGGGCGAAAAACTAAGTGAGGCAAATACCGCCCAAGCCGTCATAGAAATGAAGAGCTTGCAAACTTGCTTTGAGATGCCAGAAGCCCTAAAAAAGGCGCTTAAAGCCTACAATGAAAAGGAGAAAAGATGA
- a CDS encoding LolA family protein — MRKIALFLAIFISCFGYELGELKNIVKTDGVSGNFTQTKSLAGFNKSIKSSGEFRLEKGGLYWDTLEPVTSKVFINKDGIFKNENGKLEKTTANFDEKLFLAIISLDESELRKEFDIKTSGSLKEWSIELSPKNLLFKQIFKSIKISGDKAVKKIELDEVSGDKTLNEFSIK; from the coding sequence ATGAGAAAAATAGCTCTTTTTTTAGCCATTTTTATATCTTGCTTTGGCTACGAGCTGGGTGAGCTTAAAAATATAGTAAAAACAGATGGAGTAAGCGGAAATTTCACGCAGACAAAGAGTCTGGCTGGCTTTAACAAAAGCATAAAAAGCTCTGGCGAGTTTAGGCTAGAAAAGGGCGGTCTTTACTGGGATACGCTTGAGCCTGTCACTTCAAAGGTTTTTATAAACAAAGATGGCATTTTCAAAAACGAAAATGGCAAGCTTGAAAAGACAACGGCAAATTTTGATGAAAAGCTCTTTCTTGCTATCATCAGCCTTGATGAGAGTGAGCTTAGAAAAGAATTTGACATAAAGACAAGTGGCAGCCTAAAAGAGTGGAGCATAGAGCTAAGCCCTAAAAATTTACTCTTTAAACAAATTTTTAAATCCATAAAGATAAGTGGCGACAAGGCGGTAAAAAAGATCGAGCTTGACGAGGTAAGCGGCGATAAAACGCTAAATGAGTTTAGTATAAAATGA
- a CDS encoding glycosyltransferase family 2 protein, whose protein sequence is MKTLFLIPFYNHPEKIKALCEALASYNLHILIVDDGSNEVSKKALENLSEFGVEILTRAQNGGKGAALKDGFRHALQNGYTHAFQIDADFQHDISEVAEFLELSRKYPHDMILADPVYGEDAPKSRFYGRKITNFWVKINSLSSDIKDAMCGFRIYPLKELEIATSKSSSNRMEFDMEILVNAIRSGVEIKWIALKVRYEAGGVSHFKMLKDNALISLMHARYFFSLVPFLLGKITGKEKYIWWQQGERSNEFFLRVSLFLTRNLPIFLIKPIVIIVVCFYYLFSKVERENIREFLLNVEKFSGKKPTTGVFSNFYDFGIAICDKFRIWQNGVLESELELSKFNSIKDEFEASKRGRIVLTSHLGNVEICKALSLRSPNFRMIILVYSKGSENFYKILEQISKGQIKLISVEKLDAATMLELKEAVEDGVNIGIMGDRTPLNGDKFIRLSFLGKEAKFNYGPYLLAGILGVKMSALWCIKKGDKFDIELSDIADEIKLSRDRKASVLPYVQSYVRQLEARACKNPSQWFNFFDFWR, encoded by the coding sequence ATGAAGACGCTCTTTCTCATACCATTTTACAACCATCCAGAAAAGATCAAAGCCCTTTGTGAGGCGCTTGCAAGCTACAATCTACACATTTTGATAGTTGATGATGGCTCAAACGAGGTATCAAAAAAGGCGTTGGAAAATTTGAGCGAATTTGGCGTAGAAATTTTAACTAGAGCCCAAAACGGTGGCAAGGGAGCTGCGCTAAAAGATGGCTTTAGGCACGCCTTGCAAAATGGCTACACGCACGCATTTCAGATCGACGCTGACTTTCAGCATGACATAAGTGAGGTGGCGGAGTTTTTGGAGCTTAGCAGAAAGTATCCACATGATATGATCTTAGCTGACCCAGTATATGGCGAAGATGCGCCAAAGTCGAGGTTTTATGGCAGAAAGATCACAAATTTTTGGGTCAAGATCAACTCTTTAAGCTCTGACATCAAAGACGCGATGTGTGGTTTTAGAATTTATCCGCTAAAAGAGCTTGAGATCGCGACCTCTAAAAGCAGCTCAAATAGGATGGAATTTGACATGGAGATCTTGGTAAATGCCATAAGATCTGGCGTAGAGATCAAGTGGATAGCGCTAAAAGTAAGATACGAGGCTGGCGGTGTTTCGCACTTTAAAATGCTAAAAGATAACGCACTAATAAGCCTCATGCATGCAAGATATTTTTTTAGTTTAGTGCCATTTTTGCTTGGCAAGATCACTGGTAAAGAGAAGTACATATGGTGGCAACAGGGCGAGAGATCGAACGAATTTTTTCTTAGAGTTAGCCTATTTTTAACTAGAAATTTGCCTATATTTCTCATAAAACCTATTGTTATTATCGTCGTTTGCTTTTACTATCTCTTTTCAAAAGTTGAGAGAGAAAATATAAGAGAATTTCTTTTAAATGTAGAGAAATTTAGCGGTAAAAAGCCGACTACTGGCGTTTTTAGCAACTTTTATGACTTTGGCATAGCAATATGTGATAAATTTCGCATCTGGCAAAATGGCGTGCTTGAAAGCGAGCTAGAGCTTAGTAAATTTAATAGCATCAAAGATGAGTTTGAAGCCTCAAAGCGCGGCAGGATCGTGCTTACAAGCCATCTTGGTAATGTAGAAATTTGCAAGGCACTCTCGCTTAGGTCGCCAAATTTTCGTATGATCATCTTGGTTTATAGTAAGGGTAGCGAGAATTTTTATAAAATTTTAGAGCAGATCAGCAAGGGGCAGATCAAACTAATAAGCGTTGAAAAGCTTGATGCGGCTACTATGCTTGAGCTAAAAGAGGCGGTTGAAGATGGCGTAAATATCGGCATAATGGGCGATAGGACACCGCTTAATGGGGATAAATTTATAAGGCTTAGCTTTCTTGGCAAGGAGGCTAAATTTAACTACGGCCCATACTTGCTAGCTGGCATTTTGGGAGTAAAAATGAGCGCGCTTTGGTGCATAAAAAAGGGCGATAAATTTGATATAGAGCTAAGCGATATCGCTGATGAGATAAAGCTTAGCAGAGACCGCAAGGCAAGCGTCTTGCCATACGTGCAAAGCTATGTAAGGCAGCTTGAAGCAAGAGCGTGCAAGAACCCGTCGCAGTGGTTTAACTTTTTTGATTTTTGGAGATGA